The sequence below is a genomic window from Candidatus Eisenbacteria bacterium.
CATCCTGGCCAAAGTCACCAAATGTAAAGAAGCGTTAGACGCACTACACTAGGTAGGGAGATCAATGATGAGGGGCAGAGTCAGAATTGCAGCTTATGGCGCGGCGGCGCTTCTATTGGCCACGATTCTGTTTGTGATTGAGCCAGTTCAGGCCCAGTGGCTGCCCGGAGGGTGGGATTACCGCAGGGGGATAACTATTACAGACTCAGATACTGTCCTGACTGATTATCAAGTCAAGGTCGTGCTGACGTGTGCACAGGACAGCATCTTCGCATTGGCAAAGGAAAACGGTGAAGATGTGCGTTTCACCGATGCGGATGGACTGACGTTGTTGAATCACTGGATCGAAATCTGGGACAAACCAGAAGAGTATGCGGTGATCTGGGTGAAAGTGCAGTCAATTCCGGTTGAGGGAATCACTATCTACCTCTATTTCGGCAATCCGGAAGCGGACTCTGCCAGTAACGGCAATGCAACTTTTGAGTTCTTCGAAGATTTTGAGGCGTGGGGCAGTGCGTTCCCGCGTGTATGGCTTGAGAAACAGCCATTGCCGACAGGTATAGCCGATGCCGGGGCGGCCGTATGTGACAACAAGCTGTATCTTTTCGGCGGTTATCGTGCGAGTACAAGCGACTGGTTGAAAGAAACGTATGAATATGACCCCTTTGCTGACACATGGAGCCGAAAAGCCGATATGCCGACGGCCCGATGGGGTCCGACTGCCGTTGAATTCAATGGTCTGATTCATGTCTTTGCCGGATATGCTGGACGTGGATCTCGTGCGCACGAGGTGTATGACTCTTCGACAGACACTTGGGCCACATGGTCATCAGTTCCATCCGGGCTGGCGGACCAGGGGCTGATGGGCGTACGGTACGGCGACAAGATTCACCTTTTCTACAAGGCGAATCACTATGAATACGACCCTGGCACCGACATCTACACACGTAAGGCCGATATCCCGACCTGGAGAACATGGGGTGCCTGCGCCGCAGTCGATGACAAAATCTATGTCATAGGGGGATACTCCTACGGTCCTGGGCCGACTGGCGCAATAAATGTGAACGAGGCTTATGATCCTCTGACCGATACATGGGCGACAAAAGAGCCATTGCCGGTCAGCAAGTATGGTGTAGTAAGAGAAAATCCAGTCATAGGCGGCAAGATATACGTTGTCCCCGGATTGGATGGAGGCTTCCACCTTGACAACTATGCCTATGATCCCGCCACGGATTCCTGGGAGCAGAAATCGCCTGCGATTCATCCGCGAGACGGCGTGGCAGGAGGTGTTATCAATAACAAGTTATACTCGGCAGGCGGCAGGGATGTAGTGTGGTATCCGAAGGGTATTTGCTATAACGAAGAATACGATCCGCTGGCGGACACCTCGACTGTGATTCCACCAACTGGATGGACTGTTTCTAGCTCCGCCAACGCCAGGCCGGACCCGCCGGCCAGATACGAAGGCAGTTATGGACTGCTTCTCTACAACAACGGTCAGGGTGTTCAGTACGCCGAACATTGTCTCAACCTTCCCACACTGGCACTTGACCTGTATTGGAAGTTGACCAACACGAACAGTCCACCTCCACAGCAGCCGCAGGCATCAATCTCGCTGACGGATTCGACGAGCGAGGGATCGCTTCACTTCTACAGAGACTACTGGGGCGTTCCCAAATTCAAGTGGTACCGTAACACATTCACACTGCTCGAAGCCGGCGCTTACAATTTCTGGTTTCCCATTACGATATTCTGGAACGGTCCGAATAGTAAGGTGACCATCAATGGCACAAAACACTCTGTGCAGGCGGCGTCAGTCAGTCCTGACAGAATCAGACTGGCTATTACACCGGGAGAGGTTACAGACGAATACTTTGACCTGTTTAGGGTTCGAAAATGCCGTGCACAGGAGCCTACAGTGCAGGTCTATGTAGACGGGGGAGGCCTGATGGCTGTTGACACAGCGCCCCTTGCTCTCTACGGTGCGGTCTGCGCGCTCGAGCAGAACGTCCCGAACCCTTTCAACCCCGAGACTGCTATCCGCTTCGCTCTGAAGACGAACGGGAATGTGAACCTGAGGATCTATAACCTGCAGGGCCGGTTGGTGCGGATTCTCGTGAATACGGAGAAGGAAGCCGGCAACTATTCGGTCCTGTGGAACGGTACCGATGACGACGGGGTTGGAGTGGCGAGTGGCGTATATGTTTGTACGCTGCGAGTCAACGGCTTCGAGACCAATAAGAAGTTAACCTTCCTAAAATAGTGACAGTCACCTATTTTGCCACCACTCCCAGAAAATAGGTGACTGTCACTATTTTACCTATTTACCTGAGGAGAACCATCTTACGGCTGTCGGTCTTCCCCATCGCTTCAAGCTTCACGAAGTAAACCCCGGACGATACCTGAAGCCCGCGGGAATCAAGACCATCCCAGAGAATCGAGTACCGGCCCGCGAACTGCCTTTCGTCAACAAGGACTCTCACGAACCTGCCCCGTGCGTCGTAGATTCCAACTTTCACAGGTGACTCTCTTGGAAGCTCGTACTGGATTTTTGTCGCCGGATTGAAAGGATTCGGATAGTTTTGGGACAGTCTCGCTCTCACGACGGGACTTCCGAGAAAATCTGCCGGAAGCTCAACGCCAGTAAGAGGCCATGCGATTGCCTGATAGACTCTCAGTTTTCCCCAGCCCCACAGGTCGTTCGGGACAGTGCCGGTGAAACTATCGGCGAGAGCGCTTCTCGTTATTCTGTATTTGATGTCGGCGGGTGTTGCCAGCGGAAAATACTGCTTTACGAGGCCGCACGACGCGGCGACATGCGGACCCGCCGCACTAGTCCCACTGAACTGTGTGTATCCGCCGAAGGACCCCGTGCCATAGTGCGTCCTTGTTGAATAGACGTCGTAGTTTCCAGGTGATGCGATGTCCATGATGGACACACCATCAATCCTCTTTCCCCTGCTGCTGAATTTGCTCAAAGCTCCAGGCAGTATTGTGCCGCCTCCCACTCCGCTGTAACCCTCGTAGCCCCGCGTACTGTAGGAGGCAAGAGTGAACGCGCTGTCTGCAGTTGCAACCGAGCAGACAGTCTTATCATTTGACCTGTAGTTCAGGAACTCCGAACCGCCTGCCCACGAGCTTGCATTGTCGCTGACATAACCGTTCACCTCGTCGGTCACATCGCCCGTTCTATTGGTCAATGCGAATCTCCATGTCCCGGCAAGATTGCCTGAGAGATTTCTTATCTGAATATCAAACTCAGCAGTTCCCCGCGATGTCGTTGATCTGCCGGAGTAGAATTCGTATCCGTCGAGAACCTGATATCCCCACAATCCGTTAAGCATCATCGAGTTTCCCACCGGCGTAGTGACCTGCACCCTGATGCTGTCAGAGGGGGTCCTCCACAGATATGTGAGCCACATGTATGTAATCGCCGAGCCGCCATAGGTGGCAGGTACATAAACTCTGGAAGTATCCGTCTGGGAAGGCGGGAGGGAAAACAGGGAGTGTTTGTATCCTCTTGCAAGATTTCCGGCAGGTGTGACCTGAATGATGCTGTCTGCGAAGGCATCCAGCGTCTGTTCGGCGATCGTCGAGCCGTCAAGAGGCTCCCATACGAAGCTCGCGCCTTCGTAGAGAACGACATCGGCACCCTTAGCTCTTGCCCAATTCAGGAGTGTCACGATTGACACATCCGTGAAGTAGTTTCCCATGACAATCTCTGCATCGGGAGCGATCCCTGCGAATTTTCCAAAACCGTTCTTGTGCCCGGCGAGTATTCCGCAGACAGGCGTTCCATGGCCGTAGTTGTCCGCGTCCGTATTCATCAGGTCAACTCCACGGGTTCTCTCGACGCTTCCGGTGTTCATCGTGGCCAGGACCTTCGAGGTCCCAAGCCCCAGAAGTTTTTCTCCGACGTTCAATGCTCCGTTCTGGTTCGAATCAATCACCATGAAGAGTCTCTCGCCGAGAGAAGGAGAGTTTTCGTTGAAGCCGGCGCCTGTCCCGTATTCTCTTACGCCGTTACTGTTGGCATCATTGTATAGCCAGTCCCAGTAAGCCTGGAACACACCGTCGGCATTGCTCGTTCCATTCCCGCCAAAGGTCTTCGCAGGGTCATAGATCGCGCCGTCAAAGAAGCGGAGCTTCTCGTTTGCATCGAATTGGCCGTCCTTGTCGAGATCAACGCCGTCGAGGCCATTATCAAACAATGAG
It includes:
- a CDS encoding DUF2341 domain-containing protein, whose protein sequence is MRGRVRIAAYGAAALLLATILFVIEPVQAQWLPGGWDYRRGITITDSDTVLTDYQVKVVLTCAQDSIFALAKENGEDVRFTDADGLTLLNHWIEIWDKPEEYAVIWVKVQSIPVEGITIYLYFGNPEADSASNGNATFEFFEDFEAWGSAFPRVWLEKQPLPTGIADAGAAVCDNKLYLFGGYRASTSDWLKETYEYDPFADTWSRKADMPTARWGPTAVEFNGLIHVFAGYAGRGSRAHEVYDSSTDTWATWSSVPSGLADQGLMGVRYGDKIHLFYKANHYEYDPGTDIYTRKADIPTWRTWGACAAVDDKIYVIGGYSYGPGPTGAINVNEAYDPLTDTWATKEPLPVSKYGVVRENPVIGGKIYVVPGLDGGFHLDNYAYDPATDSWEQKSPAIHPRDGVAGGVINNKLYSAGGRDVVWYPKGICYNEEYDPLADTSTVIPPTGWTVSSSANARPDPPARYEGSYGLLLYNNGQGVQYAEHCLNLPTLALDLYWKLTNTNSPPPQQPQASISLTDSTSEGSLHFYRDYWGVPKFKWYRNTFTLLEAGAYNFWFPITIFWNGPNSKVTINGTKHSVQAASVSPDRIRLAITPGEVTDEYFDLFRVRKCRAQEPTVQVYVDGGGLMAVDTAPLALYGAVCALEQNVPNPFNPETAIRFALKTNGNVNLRIYNLQGRLVRILVNTEKEAGNYSVLWNGTDDDGVGVASGVYVCTLRVNGFETNKKLTFLK
- a CDS encoding S8 family serine peptidase encodes the protein MNFRRRTGSLPALNLAVLLFSAFLFAGAEGAPAEPSSSAPLSGIPSQTIAKMNAPLKLLLSTRLKPVPETSFLSEKALEPNAPVMLKFKRELAPGEISSLESIGVQFDRVDGKISKVGTIYAARVPWEALGAIAGRNDVETVESVWKPRLLPCLDVSAPEIGAPSAWQVTDGLGDKVTGKGIILADFDTSVDIYHPALFKADADTFDWIDADHDSLFDNGLDGVDLDKDGQFDANEKLRFFDGAIYDPAKTFGGNGTSNADGVFQAYWDWLYNDANSNGVREYGTGAGFNENSPSLGERLFMVIDSNQNGALNVGEKLLGLGTSKVLATMNTGSVERTRGVDLMNTDADNYGHGTPVCGILAGHKNGFGKFAGIAPDAEIVMGNYFTDVSIVTLLNWARAKGADVVLYEGASFVWEPLDGSTIAEQTLDAFADSIIQVTPAGNLARGYKHSLFSLPPSQTDTSRVYVPATYGGSAITYMWLTYLWRTPSDSIRVQVTTPVGNSMMLNGLWGYQVLDGYEFYSGRSTTSRGTAEFDIQIRNLSGNLAGTWRFALTNRTGDVTDEVNGYVSDNASSWAGGSEFLNYRSNDKTVCSVATADSAFTLASYSTRGYEGYSGVGGGTILPGALSKFSSRGKRIDGVSIMDIASPGNYDVYSTRTHYGTGSFGGYTQFSGTSAAGPHVAASCGLVKQYFPLATPADIKYRITRSALADSFTGTVPNDLWGWGKLRVYQAIAWPLTGVELPADFLGSPVVRARLSQNYPNPFNPATKIQYELPRESPVKVGIYDARGRFVRVLVDERQFAGRYSILWDGLDSRGLQVSSGVYFVKLEAMGKTDSRKMVLLR